From the candidate division WOR-3 bacterium genome, one window contains:
- a CDS encoding alpha/beta hydrolase, translating to MLSFLFFFLSLLFLFFFIKYWEHVKIYRPKEDFFVYPSEFGIDFEDVNFSSRDHVLLNGWFFKGISKKVILFCHGNFGNISSGIEIVRELNLMRYNVFIFDYRGFGKSDGIPTERGLYYDALGAISYLRERGFKKNEIVLFGNSLGGAVAIFVGSVIRDLGGIIIDSTFQSIRSLSYDIFGFHFPRFLISNRFESIKRIKKIRAPKLIIHSEEDDLIPFYHGLKLFEEALPPKQFLKVKGFHNSSFSESKETYIKGIKHFIESL from the coding sequence ATGCTTTCCTTTCTTTTCTTCTTTCTTTCTCTTTTATTCTTGTTCTTTTTCATTAAGTATTGGGAACATGTAAAGATTTATCGCCCAAAAGAGGATTTTTTTGTCTATCCTTCTGAATTTGGGATTGATTTTGAGGATGTCAATTTTTCTTCTCGCGACCACGTTTTGCTTAATGGCTGGTTTTTTAAGGGTATTTCTAAAAAAGTTATTCTTTTCTGCCATGGGAATTTTGGAAATATTTCTTCTGGAATAGAGATTGTTAGAGAATTGAATTTAATGAGATACAACGTTTTTATTTTTGATTACAGGGGTTTTGGGAAAAGCGATGGGATTCCAACTGAGAGGGGTCTTTATTATGATGCTTTAGGGGCCATATCTTATTTAAGAGAAAGAGGTTTTAAAAAAAATGAGATTGTTCTTTTTGGTAACTCTTTAGGAGGAGCTGTTGCTATTTTTGTTGGTAGTGTAATAAGAGACTTAGGTGGAATTATAATAGATAGTACCTTTCAATCTATTCGGAGTCTTAGTTATGATATTTTCGGTTTCCATTTCCCAAGGTTTCTTATCTCCAATCGTTTTGAATCCATTAAAAGAATAAAGAAAATAAGAGCTCCAAAGTTAATCATACATAGTGAAGAGGATGATCTTATTCCTTTCTATCATGGTTTAAAATTATTTGAAGAGGCTTTGCCTCCTAAGCAGTTTCTCAAAGTTAAGGGGTTTCATAATTCTTCTTTTTCTGAATCTAAAGAAACTTATATAAAAGGAATTAAACATTTCATTGAAAGTTTGTGA
- a CDS encoding ABC transporter permease, with translation MKNLFNLVFFLARRYVRIKKGEGFRSLITLFAGGGIGLGVATLLVVLSVMNGMQSDLKNKVLGGSSPLTIMRIGEEPISDWEAVVESVRGKVRGVKEASPYILEKALLKHNKRTDGALVRGVDPNSFSLVSDIPKNIKMGNFDLSGKKVILGNYLADRLWAQVGDTITISFPFSFTATPFGFIVPSGDYVLAGVFDMGMYEYNATLAIISLEEAKKLFGIDGVTGVDFTLENPYKAQEISIDIVGELGFPYRAISWMDRNRTLLRALEIEKKVMFIILILIIIVAAFNIISSLVLIVLGKMREIGILKALGASASLIRRIFLLAGLLVGGSGTIGGIIIAWILCFLLGKYKFIDLPSDVYFLTKLPVKMQIFDFVLVAFSAIILSLLAALYPAIKASNLDPVDAIRNE, from the coding sequence ATGAAAAACCTATTTAACCTTGTTTTTTTTCTTGCTCGGAGATATGTTCGGATTAAAAAGGGGGAGGGGTTCAGATCTTTAATAACACTTTTTGCAGGAGGAGGAATAGGTTTAGGTGTTGCAACGCTTTTGGTTGTTCTTTCTGTGATGAATGGGATGCAGAGTGATCTTAAGAATAAGGTTCTTGGAGGAAGTTCTCCATTAACTATTATGAGGATTGGAGAGGAACCCATTTCTGATTGGGAGGCGGTTGTTGAGAGTGTAAGAGGAAAAGTAAGAGGAGTTAAGGAAGCTTCTCCTTATATTTTAGAAAAAGCTCTTTTAAAGCATAATAAAAGAACAGATGGAGCTTTAGTAAGAGGCGTGGATCCTAATTCGTTTTCTCTTGTTTCAGATATTCCCAAAAATATTAAAATGGGGAATTTTGACCTTTCTGGGAAGAAAGTAATTCTTGGGAACTACTTGGCAGATCGTCTTTGGGCTCAAGTTGGAGACACAATTACTATATCTTTTCCTTTTTCTTTTACTGCAACTCCTTTTGGTTTTATAGTTCCTTCTGGAGATTATGTGCTTGCAGGAGTTTTTGATATGGGTATGTATGAATATAATGCAACTTTAGCCATAATTTCTCTTGAAGAGGCGAAAAAACTATTTGGAATTGATGGGGTTACAGGCGTAGATTTTACATTAGAGAACCCATATAAAGCTCAAGAGATTTCAATTGATATTGTTGGGGAACTTGGTTTTCCTTATAGAGCTATTAGCTGGATGGATAGGAATAGAACTCTTTTAAGGGCTTTGGAAATAGAAAAGAAGGTGATGTTTATAATATTGATCTTAATAATAATAGTGGCTGCTTTTAATATTATTTCTTCTCTTGTTTTGATTGTTCTTGGGAAGATGAGGGAAATAGGAATTCTTAAGGCGTTGGGAGCTTCTGCTTCTTTAATTAGAAGGATTTTTTTGCTTGCTGGTCTTTTAGTTGGGGGAAGTGGAACAATAGGCGGTATTATAATTGCCTGGATTTTATGCTTCCTTTTGGGAAAATACAAATTTATTGATTTACCTTCCGATGTTTATTTCCTTACTAAATTACCAGTGAAAATGCAAATCTTTGATTTTGTTTTGGTGGCTTTTTCTGCTATTATTCTTTCTTTGCTTGCAGCTTTGTATCCAGCTATAAAAGCTTCTAATCTTGATCCTGTGGATGCGATTAGAAATGAGTGA
- a CDS encoding ABC transporter ATP-binding protein: MSEIIKLNNVKKKFVSGTEEVRVLEGINLEVRRGDFITITGPSGSGKSTLLNIMGGLLHPDEGEVLLEGKSLYEYQDKELARIRNEKIGFIFQFHHLLVDFTVLENLAIPLLMKGRDLKEAYREAERLLSIVDLRERIYAKPRTLSGGECQRVAILRAIITQPILLLADEPTGDLDEAHAEVVLKMIKEIHIERGMTVVLVSHNERVAQMGKKIYNLSGGRLR; the protein is encoded by the coding sequence ATGAGTGAGATAATAAAATTAAATAATGTTAAGAAGAAATTTGTTTCTGGAACTGAAGAAGTAAGAGTCCTGGAGGGAATTAATTTAGAGGTAAGAAGAGGAGATTTTATAACCATAACAGGACCTTCAGGATCTGGGAAAAGCACCCTTCTTAATATAATGGGTGGACTTTTGCATCCTGATGAAGGAGAGGTTTTACTTGAGGGGAAGTCTCTTTATGAATACCAAGATAAAGAACTTGCAAGAATAAGGAATGAAAAAATAGGTTTTATATTTCAGTTTCATCATCTTCTTGTTGATTTTACGGTTTTAGAAAATTTGGCAATCCCTCTTTTGATGAAAGGCAGGGATCTTAAAGAGGCTTATAGAGAGGCAGAAAGATTGCTTTCTATTGTGGATCTTAGGGAAAGGATTTATGCTAAGCCAAGAACTCTTTCAGGGGGGGAATGCCAGAGAGTGGCTATCCTTCGTGCTATTATAACTCAACCCATATTGCTTCTTGCAGATGAGCCCACGGGAGATTTAGATGAAGCTCACGCAGAGGTTGTTTTGAAGATGATTAAAGAGATACATATAGAGAGGGGAATGACTGTTGTTCTTGTTAGCCATAACGAGAGGGTTGCACAAATGGGGAAAAAGATATATAATTTAAGTGGAGGAAGGTTAAGATGA
- a CDS encoding UvrB/UvrC motif-containing protein, whose amino-acid sequence MKCDLCGNNEAKFKYYEVDSDKVREMNICEGCAREKGIESKIEEEPIGEKNKVCGNCGLSFEEYNETKTLGCPDCYKTFNKWIKISLKKIQKDVVHRGKEAIRNSRIMDVKREIQELKRKLESFVESERFEEALKLRDEIEKRKKELKAIRGKGD is encoded by the coding sequence ATGAAGTGTGATTTATGTGGTAATAATGAGGCAAAATTTAAGTATTATGAAGTAGATTCTGATAAGGTTCGGGAAATGAATATTTGTGAAGGATGTGCCAGAGAGAAAGGGATTGAAAGTAAAATAGAGGAAGAACCAATAGGAGAGAAAAACAAAGTTTGTGGTAATTGTGGACTTAGCTTTGAGGAATATAATGAGACTAAAACACTGGGATGTCCTGATTGCTATAAGACTTTTAATAAATGGATTAAGATTTCCTTAAAGAAGATTCAGAAGGATGTTGTTCATAGAGGAAAAGAAGCAATTAGAAATTCAAGGATTATGGATGTTAAAAGGGAAATTCAGGAACTAAAGAGGAAACTTGAAAGTTTTGTAGAAAGCGAAAGATTTGAAGAAGCGCTTAAGTTGAGGGATGAAATTGAAAAAAGAAAAAAGGAACTTAAAGCCATTAGGGGTAAAGGTGATTGA
- a CDS encoding ATP-dependent Clp protease ATP-binding subunit, with amino-acid sequence MFIDEGFTKKLIDVIKIAKDIAKGADLEEVTPLILFLALLKHRNNTAVTIMDELGIDIDMAESRIMKFLSINEERMKSDEPIGLSESCISIMEQAKEEALMLGKQVIGTEHLLLALLKSKESSFVKILRLEPLEYYSAKRILLDLFEREIPQDKEKTKSSDRTLEFYTRDLTELAREGKIDPVIGREGEIERVIQTLCRRKKNNPVLVGEPGVGKTAIVEGLAQRIVSGRVPKVLQNKRILSLDLASVIAGTKYRGQFEKRLKQILDSLRESNYILFIDEIHTIVGAGAAEGAIDASNMLKPVLASGEIQTIGATTHEEYRKYIEKDGALERRLQMIIVEPPTIEETIEILKGIKRKYEDFHKVIYPDDVIAVAVKLSAQYIQGRNLPDKAIDVLDETGARVRLRETKVPDEIVKLEEELREVKEKLVKAREEGRYEVAIELRDKRDELEEKLERSLQEWGKYGSFKSVEVTEDDIREVVSLWTGIPLKRLKEEETERLLSMEKEIKKRVVGQDEAVKVVSQAIRRSRAGLRDMRRPLGAFLFLGPTGVGKTELAKQLARFLFNTEDALIRIDMSEFMERFNVSKLIGAPPGYVGYEEGGTLTEAVRRRPYAVVLLDEIEKAHPEVYNILLQVFDEGILTDACGRKISFRNTVIIMTSNIGTKEIMQGTHLGFKKSGKIEYEEMKEYLLEEIKNRFNPEFLNRIDECVVFRPLDRKMMSSIVDIFFDEVKKRVEEKGFEISLTEEAKEFLIEKGFDPEFGARPLKRIIQRELEDKLAEAFLKGEWKEGSKIVVAREGNDLIFFTSHSVAEVI; translated from the coding sequence ATGTTCATAGATGAAGGTTTTACGAAAAAACTTATAGATGTTATAAAGATAGCAAAGGATATAGCTAAAGGAGCAGATTTAGAAGAAGTAACTCCTTTAATTCTTTTTCTTGCTTTGCTAAAACATCGTAACAATACAGCTGTTACAATAATGGATGAGTTGGGGATAGATATTGATATGGCCGAGAGCAGGATTATGAAGTTCCTTAGTATTAATGAGGAAAGAATGAAATCAGATGAACCTATTGGGTTGTCTGAAAGCTGTATCAGCATTATGGAGCAGGCAAAAGAGGAAGCTTTGATGCTTGGTAAACAGGTAATAGGAACCGAACATCTACTTTTGGCATTGCTTAAGTCAAAAGAAAGTAGTTTTGTTAAAATCTTACGGTTAGAACCTCTTGAATATTATTCTGCAAAGAGAATTCTTCTTGACCTTTTTGAGAGAGAAATACCTCAGGATAAAGAAAAGACTAAGTCTTCTGATAGAACTTTAGAGTTTTATACCAGGGATCTTACAGAACTTGCAAGAGAGGGGAAAATTGATCCTGTTATTGGAAGAGAGGGAGAGATTGAAAGAGTTATTCAGACTTTGTGTAGGAGAAAGAAAAATAATCCTGTTCTTGTTGGAGAACCTGGGGTTGGTAAAACTGCAATAGTTGAAGGTCTTGCCCAAAGAATTGTTTCTGGTAGAGTTCCTAAGGTTTTGCAGAATAAAAGAATTCTTTCTTTAGATCTTGCTTCTGTTATTGCAGGAACGAAATATCGTGGGCAATTTGAAAAAAGATTAAAACAGATTTTAGATTCATTAAGAGAATCTAACTATATTCTTTTCATTGATGAGATTCACACTATTGTAGGTGCTGGAGCTGCTGAGGGAGCCATAGATGCTTCTAATATGTTAAAACCTGTTCTTGCAAGTGGAGAGATTCAAACGATTGGTGCAACAACCCATGAAGAGTATAGGAAATATATTGAAAAAGACGGAGCTCTTGAAAGAAGGCTCCAGATGATTATTGTAGAGCCTCCTACGATAGAAGAGACAATAGAGATTTTAAAAGGAATTAAACGTAAATATGAGGATTTTCATAAGGTTATTTATCCTGATGATGTGATTGCTGTGGCGGTTAAACTTTCTGCTCAATACATTCAGGGTAGAAATCTTCCAGATAAAGCTATTGATGTTCTGGATGAGACAGGAGCAAGGGTAAGATTGAGAGAGACAAAGGTTCCTGATGAGATTGTAAAATTAGAAGAGGAGCTAAGAGAAGTTAAGGAGAAATTGGTTAAAGCAAGAGAAGAAGGCAGATATGAGGTTGCGATTGAACTTAGGGATAAGAGGGATGAACTTGAGGAGAAGTTAGAGAGAAGTCTACAAGAATGGGGTAAGTATGGAAGTTTTAAAAGCGTTGAAGTGACAGAAGATGATATTAGAGAGGTTGTTTCCCTCTGGACAGGGATTCCTCTTAAGAGACTGAAAGAGGAAGAAACAGAGCGTCTTCTCTCTATGGAGAAAGAGATCAAAAAGAGAGTTGTTGGACAAGATGAAGCTGTTAAGGTTGTTTCCCAGGCGATAAGAAGAAGTAGGGCTGGTTTGCGTGATATGAGAAGACCTTTGGGTGCTTTTCTTTTCCTTGGACCGACTGGAGTAGGGAAAACTGAGCTTGCTAAGCAACTTGCAAGATTTCTCTTTAATACCGAAGATGCTTTAATTAGAATAGATATGAGTGAATTTATGGAAAGATTCAATGTTTCAAAGTTGATTGGAGCTCCTCCTGGATATGTTGGGTATGAAGAAGGGGGGACTCTTACAGAGGCTGTTAGAAGAAGACCTTATGCTGTCGTTCTTTTGGATGAGATAGAAAAGGCACATCCGGAAGTTTACAATATCCTTCTTCAGGTTTTTGATGAAGGGATTTTAACTGATGCCTGTGGTAGGAAGATTTCTTTTAGAAACACAGTTATAATTATGACTTCAAATATAGGAACAAAGGAAATAATGCAGGGGACTCATTTAGGCTTTAAGAAGAGCGGTAAAATTGAATATGAGGAAATGAAGGAATATCTTCTTGAAGAGATTAAGAACAGATTTAACCCTGAGTTCTTAAATAGAATTGATGAATGCGTTGTTTTTAGGCCTCTTGATAGAAAAATGATGTCTTCAATTGTGGATATATTCTTTGATGAGGTAAAGAAGAGAGTGGAGGAGAAAGGTTTTGAGATCTCTCTTACTGAGGAAGCAAAAGAGTTTCTTATTGAGAAAGGGTTTGATCCAGAGTTTGGAGCAAGACCTTTAAAGAGAATTATTCAGAGGGAATTAGAGGATAAATTGGCGGAGGCTTTCTTAAAGGGAGAATGGAAGGAAGGCAGTAAAATCGTGGTTGCCAGAGAGGGTAATGACTTGATATTCTTTACCTCTCATTCTGTGGCTGAAGTTATCTAA
- a CDS encoding AAA family ATPase, translating to MGKVISIVNQKGGVGKTTTAINLGAALALYKQKTLIIDMDPQSNATSGLGLSGKTPTVYDMLLRGNSPEEVIQKTSTENLFIIPSDISLVGAEVELVDVRGREMQLKRKVMPLKSEYDFILIDAPPSLGLLTVNTLVGSDSVLIPIQTEFYAMEGLSKLLNTVWSIQKELNSRLTIEGVLLTLFDTRLNLASEVTNEVHKYFGDKVFEVIIPRSVKLAEAPSYGKNIFDYDPKSKGAIAYKMLAKEVMQRNGKTGSWKGI from the coding sequence ATGGGGAAAGTTATTTCGATTGTCAACCAGAAGGGTGGTGTGGGGAAAACTACAACTGCAATAAATTTAGGTGCTGCGCTTGCACTATACAAACAAAAGACCCTAATAATTGATATGGATCCCCAATCAAATGCTACAAGTGGTCTTGGCCTTAGTGGGAAGACCCCAACTGTTTATGATATGCTTTTAAGAGGTAATTCTCCAGAAGAGGTTATACAAAAAACAAGCACTGAAAATCTTTTCATTATTCCTTCTGATATTTCTCTTGTTGGGGCTGAAGTCGAACTTGTGGATGTTCGAGGAAGAGAAATGCAATTGAAAAGGAAAGTAATGCCCCTAAAGAGTGAATATGATTTTATTTTAATTGACGCTCCTCCTTCTCTTGGACTACTTACAGTAAATACTCTTGTGGGTTCTGATTCTGTTCTTATTCCAATTCAAACAGAGTTCTATGCAATGGAAGGACTAAGTAAGCTTTTAAATACAGTCTGGAGCATTCAAAAAGAATTAAATTCTCGATTAACAATTGAAGGAGTCCTTCTAACTCTTTTTGATACAAGGCTAAATCTTGCAAGTGAAGTCACAAATGAGGTTCATAAGTATTTTGGAGATAAAGTATTTGAGGTTATAATTCCAAGAAGCGTTAAGCTTGCTGAAGCTCCAAGCTATGGGAAAAATATTTTCGATTATGACCCGAAGTCAAAAGGAGCTATAGCTTATAAAATGCTTGCAAAGGAGGTAATGCAAAGGAATGGTAAGACGGGCTCTTGGAAAGGGATTTGA
- a CDS encoding ParB/RepB/Spo0J family partition protein: MVRRALGKGFDALIPKIEEDKVPIDQIIHSPLQPRKKINDEELEGLVASIKQNGILQPVLLRRLEDGKYELVYGHRRFEAAKRAGLKEIPAVFRKLSDREVLELAIIENIQREDLTPLEEAWAYYRLNVEFNLTQEEIAERVGKARTTITNKMRLLSLPEEVKEALNLGKITEGHARALLGFGDDKKRILKELEKIIRGEKTVREVEKASKGKLKREKIPLEYEELQEELMHFFNSEVRIKLGKKKGQLIIEFYSNKDLERIVGLIKGK; this comes from the coding sequence ATGGTAAGACGGGCTCTTGGAAAGGGATTTGATGCTTTAATTCCTAAAATTGAAGAAGATAAAGTTCCAATAGACCAGATAATACATTCTCCTTTACAACCAAGGAAAAAGATAAATGATGAGGAATTAGAAGGGCTTGTAGCTTCAATAAAGCAGAATGGAATTTTACAACCCGTTCTTTTAAGAAGATTGGAAGATGGTAAATACGAATTAGTTTATGGACATCGGAGATTTGAAGCAGCTAAAAGAGCAGGGCTTAAAGAAATACCAGCAGTTTTTAGAAAACTTTCAGATAGGGAAGTTTTGGAGCTTGCAATTATTGAAAATATTCAAAGGGAAGATTTGACTCCTCTTGAGGAAGCTTGGGCGTATTACCGATTGAATGTGGAGTTTAATCTAACTCAAGAGGAGATTGCAGAAAGGGTTGGGAAAGCAAGGACCACAATAACAAATAAAATGAGGTTACTTTCTCTACCCGAAGAAGTTAAAGAGGCTTTAAATCTCGGGAAAATAACAGAAGGTCATGCGAGAGCTCTTTTGGGTTTTGGCGATGATAAGAAGAGGATTTTAAAAGAGTTAGAGAAGATAATAAGAGGAGAAAAGACTGTAAGAGAAGTAGAGAAAGCTTCCAAGGGGAAATTAAAGAGGGAAAAAATTCCTCTTGAGTATGAAGAATTGCAGGAGGAACTTATGCATTTTTTTAATTCTGAGGTGCGGATAAAATTGGGAAAGAAAAAGGGACAATTGATAATTGAGTTTTATTCGAATAAAGATTTGGAGAGGATTGTTGGTTTGATAAAAGGGAAATAA
- a CDS encoding peptidoglycan DD-metalloendopeptidase family protein, with protein sequence MGIIKKYTIQIVPEEGEIKEINLSPKMVVFWLILICFIFLGTTCFLVIFSKLAMDKAEYNLLKKKIAYLENREIEIKKLNNRMRKLYDMADKLNRALGLELSLEEFYDNYNKYNKEERKTPLEVDSPMGEIDEIKEAAILHNFIPDILPTQEGWISKKFSPEHKAIDISLKEGTPLYSTIDGIVFSVEEDEYLGKTLEIRNDEGFAIFLGHLKEVLVKKGDNVKKNQLIALSGSSGKTEAPHLHYGVKVEGKWVDPSDYLLIRR encoded by the coding sequence ATGGGAATTATAAAAAAATATACAATTCAAATTGTTCCTGAGGAAGGAGAAATTAAAGAAATAAATTTGTCGCCTAAAATGGTTGTCTTTTGGTTGATTTTGATTTGTTTTATTTTTTTGGGAACAACTTGTTTTCTGGTAATTTTTAGCAAGTTAGCTATGGATAAAGCAGAATATAACTTATTAAAGAAGAAAATTGCTTATCTTGAGAATAGAGAAATTGAAATTAAGAAACTGAATAATAGGATGAGGAAGTTATATGATATGGCTGATAAACTGAATAGGGCTCTTGGTCTCGAACTTTCACTGGAAGAATTCTATGACAATTATAATAAATATAATAAAGAAGAGAGAAAAACACCCTTAGAGGTTGACTCTCCAATGGGTGAGATAGATGAAATAAAAGAAGCTGCTATTTTGCATAATTTTATTCCAGATATTTTGCCAACTCAAGAAGGATGGATAAGTAAGAAGTTTTCTCCGGAACATAAGGCAATTGATATTTCTTTGAAAGAAGGAACGCCTCTTTATTCTACTATAGATGGGATAGTTTTTTCTGTTGAGGAGGACGAATATCTTGGAAAGACATTGGAGATTCGTAATGATGAAGGTTTTGCAATTTTTCTTGGTCATCTTAAAGAAGTTTTGGTGAAAAAAGGAGATAATGTTAAGAAGAATCAACTCATTGCTCTTTCTGGAAGTAGTGGAAAGACCGAAGCTCCTCATCTTCATTATGGAGTAAAAGTGGAGGGCAAATGGGTTGATCCAAGTGATTATTTATTAATTAGGAGGTGA
- a CDS encoding polymer-forming cytoskeletal protein — MRQEAIMNVFHKGSTLDGTMRINGSIRIDGKLRGDIDATEAVIVGETGVIEGNIKAKEINISGKFTGKIVAENCVVLHATAEINGDIKCKKLVVDEGVVIDGNITMREKDRSAQGEKRKE, encoded by the coding sequence ATGCGACAAGAAGCAATAATGAATGTTTTTCATAAGGGTTCTACTTTGGATGGGACTATGCGAATAAATGGTTCTATAAGAATTGATGGAAAACTTCGAGGAGATATTGATGCAACTGAAGCGGTCATTGTGGGCGAAACTGGTGTTATTGAGGGAAATATTAAGGCCAAAGAAATAAATATTTCTGGAAAATTCACGGGCAAGATTGTTGCTGAAAATTGTGTTGTTCTTCACGCTACAGCGGAGATAAATGGAGATATCAAATGTAAGAAATTGGTGGTTGATGAGGGGGTTGTAATTGATGGTAATATTACGATGAGAGAGAAAGATAGAAGTGCTCAGGGAGAAAAAAGAAAAGAGTAA
- the rph gene encoding ribonuclease PH has product MLREKKEKSKIRSVNIKVNYLNLVPTSVLIEEGNTIVLVSSTITDTVPPFLKGLGEGWITAQYGMLPKSTSSRVNRERQGLSGRIYEIQRLIGRSLRQAFDLSLLGEKTIIVDCDVIQADGGTRAASITGGMVSLYELFREMVVMKEIEKIPLVRWIAAISVGIVDGEIFVDLNFEEDSNAEVDATLVMDEEENLIEVQASGEKRPFTEDELKEMIKIGREGIKELIAKQKEALGIR; this is encoded by the coding sequence GTGCTCAGGGAGAAAAAAGAAAAGAGTAAAATTCGTTCTGTAAATATAAAGGTAAATTATCTTAATCTTGTTCCTACCTCTGTTTTAATAGAGGAAGGTAATACAATTGTTCTTGTCTCTTCCACTATTACAGATACTGTTCCTCCTTTTCTTAAAGGATTAGGGGAAGGATGGATTACAGCACAATATGGAATGTTACCAAAAAGCACAAGTTCAAGAGTGAATAGAGAGAGACAAGGACTCTCTGGAAGAATTTATGAAATTCAAAGGCTAATTGGGCGTTCATTAAGACAAGCTTTTGATTTAAGTTTACTTGGGGAAAAAACAATTATTGTGGATTGCGATGTGATTCAAGCTGATGGGGGAACAAGAGCAGCTTCAATAACGGGAGGAATGGTGTCTTTGTATGAACTTTTTAGAGAAATGGTTGTAATGAAAGAAATTGAAAAAATCCCCTTGGTTCGTTGGATAGCAGCGATTTCTGTTGGAATTGTTGATGGGGAGATTTTTGTTGATCTTAATTTCGAGGAAGATTCAAATGCAGAAGTCGATGCTACTCTCGTTATGGATGAAGAGGAAAATCTAATAGAGGTTCAAGCTTCAGGAGAAAAGAGACCTTTCACAGAGGATGAGCTTAAAGAGATGATAAAGATAGGGAGAGAAGGGATAAAGGAACTTATTGCTAAACAGAAAGAAGCACTTGGAATAAGATGA
- a CDS encoding RluA family pseudouridine synthase, with protein MAPNLENINSNGTKIWKEEVRSNNIRLDVYLSQTPLPFSRSKIKKKIQDKEVLVNGKVAKPSYLVKKGDIIEVIYKEPRPFEIKPQNIPISIIYEDEDIIVLNKQKGVVVHPAKGNLEGTLLNALLYHCSTLSKGVSKERPGVIHRLDEDTTGVIVFAKNEEVHSKIAEQFRKREVDKVYLAIVWGTPPMEEGEISSPIGRNFFDRKLMAVTPLSSKDSLTRFKILHSYGFASILKVNLETGRTHQIRVHLSHFGYPVIGDPDYGGRDKKILRSIGLDYHDVFNKIMEIMDRQALHAVAVEFFHPRKKKRMRFVAPIHPDMKELIKFLNEIERKR; from the coding sequence GTGGCTCCAAATTTAGAGAATATTAATTCTAATGGAACGAAGATTTGGAAAGAAGAAGTAAGAAGCAACAACATAAGGCTTGATGTTTATCTTTCGCAAACCCCACTTCCTTTTAGTAGAAGTAAAATAAAAAAGAAAATTCAAGATAAGGAGGTTCTTGTGAATGGTAAGGTTGCCAAACCTTCTTATCTTGTTAAGAAAGGGGATATAATTGAGGTTATTTATAAAGAACCAAGACCTTTTGAGATAAAACCTCAAAATATCCCTATTTCAATTATTTATGAGGATGAGGATATAATTGTTTTGAATAAGCAAAAAGGAGTTGTTGTTCATCCTGCAAAAGGGAATCTTGAAGGAACTCTTCTTAATGCCCTTTTATATCATTGCTCCACTCTATCAAAGGGAGTAAGTAAAGAGAGACCCGGAGTTATTCATAGATTAGACGAAGATACCACTGGAGTTATAGTTTTTGCAAAGAATGAGGAAGTTCATTCTAAAATTGCGGAGCAGTTTAGAAAAAGGGAAGTAGATAAGGTTTACCTTGCAATTGTATGGGGAACACCTCCAATGGAGGAAGGAGAAATAAGTTCTCCAATTGGAAGAAATTTTTTTGATAGGAAATTGATGGCTGTTACTCCTTTAAGTTCTAAGGATTCTCTTACTCGTTTTAAAATCTTACATTCCTATGGGTTTGCTTCAATTCTTAAGGTTAATTTGGAAACAGGTAGAACCCATCAGATTAGAGTTCATCTTTCTCATTTTGGATACCCTGTAATTGGGGATCCTGATTATGGTGGAAGAGACAAGAAAATATTAAGGAGTATAGGTCTTGACTACCATGATGTATTTAATAAAATAATGGAAATTATGGATAGACAAGCTCTCCACGCTGTAGCGGTTGAGTTTTTCCATCCAAGAAAGAAAAAAAGGATGCGTTTTGTGGCTCCAATCCATCCTGATATGAAGGAACTAATAAAATTTTTGAATGAGATAGAGAGAAAAAGATAA